A window of Ferrimicrobium sp. genomic DNA:
TCGTCGGCGTAGCGCTCTCCCCACCAGGTTGAGTGTTGAACAGCTCCTGAAGCTCAGCGATTGCACGTTGGACATGTCGGTTGACCCCAGGGCCGAGATTACCCAGATCGCGTTCGGCCAAGCGAGACAGGTAGGCACTCCTAGTGAGACCAGCAGACCTTGCGGCATTGTCGATTCTCGCGAGTAACTTGTCGTCAACGGAGACGAGAATTTTGCTCATGGGAGGAGTATATCCGGATATCCATTCTATTGTCGCTTGGCTGAGCCTTGGCAAGCTCCGGCCGTCACAGCTCGATTCCACCGCCACTGCGTCGCTGACACTGGAATCCAGCAGGCACTCACGTGCTGAAAACGTCGGTGATCATAGTTTCGCACTGGTCAACAGACTTCTCACTGGAAGACTCCTCGCACCGGGTCTTGGAACGCCAACCATGATCTCCAGCCCAGACGTAACTCCCTACTTCTTTTCATTCCCCTGTTTTCGCGAGGGGCGCGGGGCGATTCATGTGCCGCCCGGACCCCGCAAAGCCTGAAGGGGAACCAACAATGAACAAGGCCATATCGCTTTGAGTCGTTCTTGACGTTACGTGCTAGCAACGGCTAACCCGAGGCTCTTGGCTGCCTCGTACAACTGCGCGTCACCAGCTACGAACACAACGTCTTGTCCGCTGATCGTCTCCCCAGCGGCTAAGTGTATGGCATCGTAACCCCGTAGGGAATGGATCTCGGCCAAGACTCCGGCACGCCGGACCAAACTGTCGGAGACTTCCACAATGTCAATCTGCTGATAGAGCACTTCAAGACCAGTCACTGCCATGCGTAACGCTCTCGTGCTCAGTCGTCCGAGCCGGGCCGCCATGGCCAGCGCTGCACAGCATTCGGCGTAAAGAAGACGAACTCCGGCGATATGATCGGCCTGGTCCCATAACAAACTGGCCCGTTGAGAGCCTGCTTCTTCCACGAGAAGCGGCACCAGAGAGGAAGTATCGAAATAGGCAATCAATGACGCTGATCCGCTATGAGCGGGCTAACCGCCTGTCTCGGACGTACCCGTTTTGTAGGGGCATCCTTCTTTACGACCGGGGCCGGCGTCACGATTCCCTCTGCTATGAGACGGTCTAGCGTCCTCTGCGTTCCGATCGGGGTAATCCTGGCGATTGCCCGACCGCGATCAGTGACAATGACCTCATCACCAGTGCCAACCTTGGCTAGATAGCGGCTGAGGTTGTTCTTCAGCTCCCGAACGCCAACTTCCATGCCTTTCCTCCAAGTAGCTACTTATATAGTCGTATTGTAGCTACTAGCAGAGAGTCTCCAGGCTTATACTGGATGCTTGCTCCAAGGGGAGTGTTCTAGGCCCCAGTATCAGTGCGCGCGGCTTGAAGAATCAATCGCCGAGAGCTAGAAGGCTGAGATGATGGCACGGCTGCCTGTGATGAAACGACAGAAACAATGCTAGCCAGGAGGTGACGATCTCGCCCGAAGTGCAGACTGCACCCATCTCGGACATCTGTGTGGAAGGCCCCTCGGGTATTCACTTCTTATCCATAGTCATGTGTGAGCATCACCGCAGTTCAGCGACAGGTTTGTTCATCATGCGTTGTCATGAATGAGCAGACTTAGTCACAATTTCGTGATATCCAGAGTGACGCGGGCCGAGCTTCCAGATGGGAGGCCATGTGTCCTAAGAATCAGTGAGGCCGCCCCTCGATATCTCATCATTGGTCACCTAGGTTATCACTTCCTCGTCATGGGGGTCTGGACCATTCAGAGGTTCTAGAGCACTGGGTGATGGTGAACCTGGTTTCGGATGTGCTGCGGTCGAGATTCGCACGCCGAGGATCTCCCCCGGTACGCCTTCTTCTGACTCATCGTTCCCCACCTTTGGGTTGACTGTGGTAAATCTCACTTCGAGGCATCTGATGGCAAGGAGTATGTACCCTATCAGTACACTGTAGATATGAGCACAGTGGATGACAGGCACAAAGGCAGAATCAATCTCAGAGTCGATTCCGATCAAGAGGCTCGCCTGCGGGCCGCTGCCGAGGCGAACGGGGAGAGTCTGACTGGCTTTCTTCTCGCTGCTGGAGCAGAGCGTGCAGACGTGGTGCTTGAGCGAAAACGGCGTATTGCTATCGACGCAGATGCCTTCGAGAAGTTTCTTGGCGCTCTTGATGCCGAGCCCGAGCCGATGCCCACCCTCGTACGGTACGCCTCAGAACCCGGTCCGATCCCCTCGCAGTGACGGCTGACTCTCTGCAGCCAATTGAGCTACTCTTGACCTCCCACAACGTGGATGGTTTTGACTCTGGAATGCCCGACCTCGACCGCTGGCTTCGCAGGTCGGCCGAGGTGGCATTCGCCGCAGGTACGGCAGCAACCTACGTGTTGTGTAGGGGCGATGTCGTAGTTGGCTATTACGCCTTGGCGATGAGTTCGGTGGTTCACTCTACAGCCCCTTCTCGCCTTCGCCGAGGAATGCCCGACCCAGTACCCGTTGTCCTCTTGGCTCGTCTCGCGATTGATCGGGGCGAGCAGGGTCACCACCTTGGCGGGTATCTACTCGTCGATGCCCTCCGGCGCTGCGTGAGGGGTGGAAAAGAGTTCGGTGCAAGGGCCGTGGTGGTCGATGCCATCAACGAGAAAGCCATAGATTTCTACCGACACTTTGACTTCCACCCCTTAGATGACCGTCGGCTATGGCGGCGGCTCAGTGATATCGCAGTCAGCCTCGGCGAGTGATATCGAAGCTAGGGAACATCCTAAAAAGTGGCTATTCTGCCTGGCAGATCTGTCCCCGGAGGCACCCTGTCTATCGGCTGAGACGTGGTTGGATACGGTCGGAGTTCGGCTGGACCTCATGAATGGGTTGACGCAGTGCGATCACCGTATCGCTGGCAACCGCGGATGGCACCACACACTTGTCGGATTCTCCCGGTCGCTGAATCGGGGCCTACTTTGAAGCGAAGACACCGACCTTCAGGTTTGATCCAGGTAATGGAGTCTCTGGTCATGGCCCATCGTGACACAAGTGCAAATCGTCCCTTAAGATCCTGAGGTAAACTCACCTCTGAGCTCGATGTTTGTGGCGCGCTCGGAGAGATTCGAACTCCCAACTGCCTGATCCGAAGTTATGTCCCCACTTTGTCATCTGTTGGTAGTCTGTATCTGCTGGATTCATTATGGCAGTTCAAATGGGTCGCAACCAAGAAGCGATGCCTGAGTATGACCCCACGTGCAAACGAATGACAGGAAAAGTTGGGTTGGAGTTGGGTTGAGGGCACCGCTGGAGATGGGTCTAAAGCATTGTGATATCTATCGCCGACATGGCGAAACGTTCGGGCGACCTCATTGCTTGACCGTTACTCCAACCCGTACGTT
This region includes:
- a CDS encoding DUF1778 domain-containing protein, with product MSTVDDRHKGRINLRVDSDQEARLRAAAEANGESLTGFLLAAGAERADVVLERKRRIAIDADAFEKFLGALDAEPEPMPTLVRYASEPGPIPSQ
- a CDS encoding type II toxin-antitoxin system prevent-host-death family antitoxin encodes the protein MEVGVRELKNNLSRYLAKVGTGDEVIVTDRGRAIARITPIGTQRTLDRLIAEGIVTPAPVVKKDAPTKRVRPRQAVSPLIADQRH
- a CDS encoding GNAT family N-acetyltransferase, coding for MTSHNVDGFDSGMPDLDRWLRRSAEVAFAAGTAATYVLCRGDVVVGYYALAMSSVVHSTAPSRLRRGMPDPVPVVLLARLAIDRGEQGHHLGGYLLVDALRRCVRGGKEFGARAVVVDAINEKAIDFYRHFDFHPLDDRRLWRRLSDIAVSLGE
- a CDS encoding type II toxin-antitoxin system VapC family toxin — protein: MIAYFDTSSLVPLLVEEAGSQRASLLWDQADHIAGVRLLYAECCAALAMAARLGRLSTRALRMAVTGLEVLYQQIDIVEVSDSLVRRAGVLAEIHSLRGYDAIHLAAGETISGQDVVFVAGDAQLYEAAKSLGLAVAST